A segment of the Halovivax limisalsi genome:
GTCCTCGATGCGACCGATCTCGATGCCCGAGCGGGCGAGCGCGCGGATCGTCGCCTGCGCGCCGGGGCCCGGGGATTTCTGGAGGTTACCGCCCGGGCCGCGCACGCGAACGTGCAGACCGGTGATCCCGGCGGCCTTGACCTCCTCCGCGACGCCCTCGGCCATCTGCATCGCCGCGTACGGCGAGGCCTCGTCGCGGTTCTGCTTGACCGCCGTGCCGCCGCTGGACTTGGCGATCGTCTCCGCGCCCGTGAGGTCCGTCACGGTCATGATCGTGTTGTTGAACGATGCGTGCACGTGGGCGAGACCCCACTTCTCGTCGTCCTGGCTCATGTTATTGTCCCTCCGCGCGTTCCGGGTGCAGTTCGTCCGCCAGCGGGCTCGTCTCGTCGAACGAAACGTCGGCCTCCTCGTCGACGTCGACGACGTAGGACGGCACGCGGTGGCGCCGATCGCCGACGGTCACGTGGCCGTGCGTGATGAACTGTCGGGCCTGCTGGGGCGTGTTGGCCAGCCCCTTGCGGTAGACGACGGTCTGGAGTCGGCGTTCGAGGACGTCCTCGACCTCGAGGCTCAGCACGTCGCCGAGGCCGTCTGCCTCGTCGAGGACGCCGACGCGCTTGAGTCGACCGAGGAACTCACGGGTTCGGCGCACGACGACCGGGTCGTCCTGGGCCTGTGCGAGCAGGTCGCGGGCCTCGCGCCGGTAC
Coding sequences within it:
- a CDS encoding 30S ribosomal protein S11 → MSQDDEKWGLAHVHASFNNTIMTVTDLTGAETIAKSSGGTAVKQNRDEASPYAAMQMAEGVAEEVKAAGITGLHVRVRGPGGNLQKSPGPGAQATIRALARSGIEIGRIEDVTPIPHDGSRAPKGKGGF
- a CDS encoding 30S ribosomal protein S4 produces the protein MALGTDTKHYETPNHPYQGERIANEHSLLDRYGLTNKEELWRAQSELRSYRREARDLLAQAQDDPVVVRRTREFLGRLKRVGVLDEADGLGDVLSLEVEDVLERRLQTVVYRKGLANTPQQARQFITHGHVTVGDRRHRVPSYVVDVDEEADVSFDETSPLADELHPERAEGQ